GGACAACGCAGCGGTTAGCTGAGCAGGCCCAGTCGCAGCACGAGCTTCGAGAACAGGAACAGCAATCCGATCAGCGTGAGACTGGCCACGATCAACGGGCCGGTGAACAGCGAGCGGAACAGCTTGTGATCATACTTGAGGTGCATGTAGTACATCACGACGATGTAGAACTTCACCGCAGACATTATCAGCATGCTGGGCACGTACACCCAGCTGTTTTCCCATGCCGGGATGTAGTACGCCGAGACTTCGACCGCAGTGATCACCGTGAGAATCACGGCGATCTTCCAGTACGTCGTCCACGTTGGATGGTGCGCTTCGTCGTGAGCGTGGCCAGCAGCCGGGGAATGGTCAGCCATCACCGCCTCACTTGATCAGGTAGATGAGCGTGAAGATCGCGATCCACACCACGTCGACGAAGTGCCAGTACAGCGCACAGATGTCGACGAGCAGCGCATCCGACGGCTTGAGTCCACGCTTGTAATCGATCGCGAGCAACGTGAAGAGCCACAGCACGCCGGCGGTCACGTGCGCGCCGTGGAAGCCGGTCAGCGTGAAGAAGCTCGAGCCGAACAGGTTCGTTCGCATCGTCAGTCCTTCATGAATGAACGACGTGAACTCATACGCCTGACAGCCGAGGAACGTGATGCCGAGCAGACACGTGGCCCACAGCCAGATCTTCGACGAACCGAGGATGCGATCCCACGCGCTGTGCTTCGGCAGGTCGCGGTTCTGCACGGCAGCCAACGCGAGCACCATCGCCAGCGACGACATGAGCAGCACGAATGTCGAGGCCGATGTGACCGGGATGTTGAGGATCGCCGGAAACACCTTGCCCGTCGTCGGATTCGTCCACGCTTCGTGCGGGAACGGTCCTTCCGGGCTGCGTCCCTTGTAGATCAGGTACGTCGAGATCAACGACGCGAAGAGCATGCATTCGGAACCGATGAAGGTCCAAATTGCGACTTTGCGGTTGTCGAGTCCCAACGAGGTATGATGGCCGCCGCCGTGCGCGTGGCCGTCGCCGTGAGCGGCGGTCGTAGGTGCCGTAGTGGCGGTCATCTTAGTGGTGATCCTCGAGCGGCGTGAGCAGCCAATTGTAGAGCGAGCCGACCCAGAGCGCCGTACCCGCCAGCATCACGGCAACAGCGGTCGGGACACTCGCGTCCATGAACAGGAGGCCGCCGAACATCACGATCAACCCGAAGGCGGTAACCAGCGGCCAGATCGACGGGTTCGGCATGATGATGCCGAGTTCCTGCGAGGTGGGGATGTGCCGGCCCTTCTCCTCTTCGTACGTCGTCTCGTGCACGAGCTTCTCACCGCCCTTCATGTTCCAGAGCGGGTAGCGCGACTTCACCTGCGGCAGTTCGGCAAAGTTGTAGTCGGGCGGCGGCGACGGGATCGTCCACTCCAGCGTCGCGGCGCCCCACGGGTTGCTCGACGCCATCTTCCCGCTCTTCCAGCTCTTGAAGATGTTGATCAGGCCGAACAGCGTGCCGACCATCAGGATGAGCGTACCACCCGTCGACATCGCATTGAACAGGTCGTAGCCCTGTCCCGCATCGTACTGGTAAATGCGGCGCGGCATGCCCAGCAATCCGCTGAAGTGCATCGGGAAGAACGTGAGGTTCATACCGACCAGCGAAATCCAGAAGTGCCAGTTACCGAGCGATTCCGAGAGGAAGCGGCCCGTGATCTTCGGGAAGTAGTAGTACACGCCGGCGAACAGCCCGAACACCGAGCCGCCGAACAGCACGTAGTGGAAGTGCGCCACCACGAAATACGTGTCCGTCTGCTGCAAGTCGGCCGGGGGCGACGAGTGCATCACACCCGAGATACCACCGATCGTGAACATGCCGACCAGCGCGATCGCGAACTTCATGGCAACCGTGAACTTGATC
This region of Gemmatimonas groenlandica genomic DNA includes:
- a CDS encoding cytochrome C oxidase subunit IV family protein is translated as MADHSPAAGHAHDEAHHPTWTTYWKIAVILTVITAVEVSAYYIPAWENSWVYVPSMLIMSAVKFYIVVMYYMHLKYDHKLFRSLFTGPLIVASLTLIGLLFLFSKLVLRLGLLS
- a CDS encoding cytochrome c oxidase subunit 3, which produces MTATTAPTTAAHGDGHAHGGGHHTSLGLDNRKVAIWTFIGSECMLFASLISTYLIYKGRSPEGPFPHEAWTNPTTGKVFPAILNIPVTSASTFVLLMSSLAMVLALAAVQNRDLPKHSAWDRILGSSKIWLWATCLLGITFLGCQAYEFTSFIHEGLTMRTNLFGSSFFTLTGFHGAHVTAGVLWLFTLLAIDYKRGLKPSDALLVDICALYWHFVDVVWIAIFTLIYLIK